The proteins below come from a single Magnetococcales bacterium genomic window:
- a CDS encoding DUF2190 family protein, with the protein MRNWIQPGDTITVVAPAAVNGGDGLMVGALFGVAVSTAVIGTNVEMATTGVVDLPKASGAITQGAKLYWDNTAKNVTTTVGTNTLIGCAIVVAAVGDTTARVRLNGVVA; encoded by the coding sequence ATGAGAAACTGGATCCAACCGGGCGACACGATCACGGTGGTCGCCCCTGCCGCCGTCAATGGTGGCGATGGGTTGATGGTCGGTGCCTTGTTTGGCGTGGCGGTCTCCACTGCCGTCATCGGCACCAATGTGGAAATGGCTACCACCGGTGTGGTGGACCTGCCCAAGGCCTCCGGTGCCATCACCCAGGGTGCAAAACTTTACTGGGACAACACCGCAAAGAACGTTACCACGACCGTTGGCACCAACACCTTGATTGGTTGCGCCATCGTGGTCGCTGCCGTTGGCGACACCACCGCCCGGGTACGGCTGAATGGGGTCGTGGCGTGA